The Mannheimia granulomatis sequence CTGAATTACTTGCTACCTTATTATCAATACGATCTAATAAATACTGCGGTAATACAATATTCACTCGTTGGCGTTTACCTAAGTATGCGGTAATATCAATATCAACTAGCAACCAGCTATCGCAATAATTAAAATCCTCATTCTGTTTATAGGATAGAAATCCTAAATCTTTAATAGTAGTTACATCCTTGCCTTCCTCTACCATCGTTTCTAAAACTAAATGTATCGCCTCAGTTACTATTGGCAAAATATCTTCAACCGTATCTGCCGCACTGAAACAGCTAAATTCATCAGTACAAAGTGCTGGCACACACAATCCAAAGGATTCGTGCTCTCTTTTAGGACTTTCAATACCAACAGTAAATAACATAAGTCACTCCTTTATTTAAGCTCGGCAGGGCTATAAAAGCCCTGCCGATTTTTTAATAGAACATAAAGTCCCGATGGGTAAATATTGTTTTGGATGAGGCACTACAAAGGCTTTTTTCGTATTTGGAGAATACCAAATTTGATGATCACCTTTCCCATGCCTAACAAATTCACAGCCAGCGGCTTTAAGTTCTTTGATTAAGTCGCGTGAGTGCATTATTCCTCCTTCCGTCTTAATCAGATTTAATAATACACACGCGTACACACAAAGTCAATTTTTTATTCACTTAAATGTTATTTAAGTGTAATCCACTTTTCCATAATATCTACCCAAATAACCGATCTATCTCTTCTATTAAGGCTTTGCTTGGCTTGTCAAAATAAACACCATTTTCACTCTTACCATCCATTGCCCTTATGAAAAGATAGACAGCTCCACCGAAATTGCGTTCATAATCATAATTTTCACCTAATCGAGAAGTTAAATAACGATGAACAGCAAGGGTATAAAGTAAATATTGCACATCATAACGATGTTTGCCCATTTCCCGCTGAATATGCTCAAAAGCGTAATTTTGTGGCAAATGCCCCAAAAAGTTTGATTTATAGTCAATCACATAGAACTTCTCGTTCATCTGTACTATACAATCAACAAACCCTCGTACAAATCCTTCCAGCTGCGGAAATTGAAGTGCTGGGAAATGCTTAGCCAATATAGTGTGTTGTTTAAGCAGCTTATTGAGAAGCACTAGCGCTTTATCGTTTTTTAAACGCAGATAGAACTGCCATTCGTTCAAACGCTGCTCCTCATTCACCTCATTTAAACTAAAACCTGCTCCCGCTAACGGTGTTGCTAAAATACGCTCCAACCATTGCATCGCAGGCTCAATCCACGCTTCTGATAAATCAAGCTGCTCACACATCTTTGCTACACTTTCCTGTTCAATAGGTTGTCCAAAGCGACAATGCTCAAAAAAACTATGTAACACCGTTCCAACCTTTGTACCATGTGGAAAGTGGTATGGAGAAAATACGCTAAATTCTCCGACATAATCGGTTTCGAAAATTTCCACATTCTCATCGCGATCTTGTGCAAAATTCGCTACCCGATTACTTTTACCTTTACTTAAACGCTCATGTTGTGCATAGAGAGATGAAAAGCTGGTAATCTGCCCCACTACACGAATATTACCTTCAAAGCTTTTTGCTTGATAATTCTTTCTTTGCTCAACTTGTTCCCAGCGCTCAAACGGTAATTCATTACTCAACTTAATCGGCTTATCCAAAATCGCTTTGCTAGATAAGGCCTCAGCCACAACTACTTTCTCCGCTGTTCCTCCTTCACTTAACAAATAATGTAGCGGACTCCAACCTGAAATCTCAGAGGGTAAAATCAAATTAATCTGAGATTCAGCCCGAGTTAATGCTACATAAAATAGACGTAAGTCTTCCGCATATTCTTCATTTTGCAGAGATTGCTGTACATTCTCATCAATTGAACCCACATACCAATCTATTTCTCCATTTTCATTGCGAAATACACCTAAATTGCCTAAATTATTACTGTCACTTTTTTGTGAAGCAAACGGCAACCAAACAATTGGATATTGCAATCCTTTTGAACCATGAATGGTCACAATCTTAATAAGCTCTTCCTCGCTTTCCAGCCTCAGTTGCTGCTCGTCTTCATAATCTGGGGACTGAATTTGTCTCTCATACCAACGAACAAGTTCTGCCTCAGATTCCAACGATTGCGATTGCTCTTGCAAAATTTCGGTTAAATGCAATAAATCCGTAATCAATCGATCTGAGCCCTGCATTCCTTTCAAACGTTGAATAATACCTTGTTCAAGATAGAGTTTATGCAACATCGGCAAAATGCCTTGCTCTTTCCAAATTGTGTTATATTCCACAAACTGATTTACTTTAATATCAAGTAATATTTCATCTGTTTTATAACGATAAATTTCCGCAGCACTCAACCCCCAAAGCGTTGAACCTAACGCAGAAAACAATGTTTTGGTATTATAGGGATTCAACCCGGCTTGCAGTAGCCAGTAAAGTTCGGTGGCAATTTCCGAACTAAATACACTTGCTGATTCCGCCAAATAGACTGATTTAATATTGCGTTTTTCTAAGGCTGTTTTAATACGTTTTGCTTGAGAACCTTTACGCACTAAAATCGCAATATCTTTCGCTGCAAACGCTTTAAATTCCTTACCTTTTTCAAGCCCAAATTTGCCCTCTGCCATTGCTTTTAATTGCTGATGGATTTGATAAGCACAGATTTCAGCAAAATCATCCAATTTTGTTTTTTCAGTGGTATAGCAAACAAAATGTCCTTGCTCACTCACAAGATTTCCCTTTGAATCATCTGCTTCAACAGGATGAAAACTAATGCCTTGATAGATAAAAGGGGAATGTTCGCTATTTGCAAAATGAAACAAATTATTGACCGCTTGCACCACAGGTGGCAAAGAACGCCAGTTTTTCCCAAGAGTAAACTGTTCATTTGCCTGCTTAGCTGCACTTAAGTAAGTGAAGATATCTGCGCCTCGGAATTTATAGATAGACTGTTTGGGATCGCCAATCATAATAAAGCCATTCCCTTTACCGTCTGCCATAAAAATTTGGCTAAAAATCTCATATTGAGTGAGGTCTGTATCTTGAAATTCATCGATCATCGCAAAAGGGTAAATCGCTCGAATTTTCTGTGCTAAAGCTTTACCTGTGTCTGGCTCTTTTAAGGCGTGATTCAGCATGGTTAAAAGATCATCAAAACTACGCTCCGGGTGATTTTGCTTATAGTCAGAGAGCTTTTCTTTTAACGCTACTAAAAATTGATACAATAGCACGGAAGATAAACTTTGTGCGAAATCCTGTTTGTAAGCGGTCCAAAAAGCCTGATTTTTTACAAGGTGAGCAGTTCTCATCGGCTCACAGTTTTTCTTCGTGCCGGCAGCGATTCTATCTGCAGTAAATAAATAAAATTCTTCGGGTAAATAACGATTGTTAGAATCTGCCCATTGGTTCATCACCAGCACTGCTTCTTCAAAAGCTGTAGCTTTATACCAACCACCGTGCAAAGTAATTTTTTGGGCAAGATCATTACGGATGAGGTTTACTAATTCCTCACTATTTGCTTGCCAATCGGCTTTAATTTCAGCAATAAAATGATTATATTTTTCTAAAGCAGTAACAAAATTTTCTACTTTTGCTGCTTTGGGCAATTCTCCGTTTATATAAGGCTTAACTGCAGCCAAAGCTGCTAAAGGCGTACTAAGCTCAGCAGAAATCACCTCCGTTGCGACTAAATTTTGCGGATAAAACTGCTCTCGCCATACCTCTTCACTTAATTTTTTAAATAGCTCGCTTTGATTTGGCTGTAAATCTAAATCAAACCGAACACCAGATTCAAATGCAAACTGTACCAGCATTTTCTGGCAAAAGCCGTGAATAGTGAATACACTTGCAGTATCCATCTCTCGCTCGGCAATATTTAAGCGTAATAAAGCCTCGTGAATGTTCTCAATTTTTGGATACAGCTGAGTTAAAAAATCAAGATTACTATGGTAAAACCTCTCTTTGCTCTGAGTATCTAATCCATTTGATTTATCTTGTAAAAAATCAGCACATTGCTGAATATTTTTACGAATTCGATCTTTTAGTTCTTCAGTAGCCGCTTTGGTAAAAGTAACCACTAAAATTTGCTCTACCGTAAGAGGCAAACAACCTACCCCTAGCAATAAACGTAAATAGATATTGGCAATAGTGAAGGTTTTACCTGTACCGGCTGAAGCTTCAATTAATACCGATTTATTTAAAGGTAAATCAATAGGATTGAGTTTTTTCATAAGTAGTTATTATATAAAGTTAAAATCCCTGCTATTCTAACTGTAATAGCAGAGATTTTATTATTTAATTCTCTCTAATTTATCAATTAATTGTATTTCCGAAATCGATTGAATTTTTCTCATCTGCCACAACAATAATCCGCTGGCAAGACTTAAACCAATACAGAAAACGAGCCAGAAACCTTGAGCAGCCATAGGCTGAACAATCCAATTTGTCCTAGCTAAAATATAGCCTAATGGCATACTCACCACCCAATAACAAAAAACTGTAACATATAAAATCGGCTGAGTGTGTTTATAACCACGCAAAATGCCATTAGCCACCGCTTGTATAGCATCCGGAATTTGGTATATCGCCGCAAAAATCAATAAATTGGCAGCGATTGAGATAGAAATAGGATCACTACTGAAAGCACGCGGAATTAAATTATTAAACAAAATAATGATGACCGCAGCAATAATAGCAAGCAACGTTGCAGTAATTAAAGCATGGTAGCTTAACACTTTTGCCCTCTGCACATTTTTCTGTCCAAGCGTTTGCCCTATTACAATAGTAGTAGCAATCCCAAATGACATCGGTATCATAAAAAACAGCGAGCTGGTCTGCAATGCCGCTTGATGACTTGCTACCACTTGCGAGCCAAGTGGAGAAAGAAACAACGCTGAAGTTGAAAATAACATGACTTCGGTAAAAGTAGCAAAAGCGATCGGTAAGCCTAATTTACAAAGTTTTAGTAAAGTTTGACCGCTTGGTGCCTCTAGCCATTTTTCAAATAATTTAATGTCTTTTTGTGATCGATTACGGTAACAGTAATGCAGCATTAACAAGAACATAATCCAGTTTACAATGGCGGTCGCAACCCCACAACCAACAGCTCCCATTTCAGGCAAGCCAAATTTACCAAAAATAAAAATATAGTTAAGTGGAATGTTAAGTAATAATCCGAAAAAGGTGATTCGCATAGCTGGTTTCGGATTTGACAAACCATCATTCATACAGCGTAAATTAATGCCTAATAGAGCAGGAATCAGCCCTATTGCCATTACTGTCAAATACTGCTGTGATTTCAGAGAAAATTCAGCCGGAGTATCCATTAAATCTAAAATGAGGTGGCTGTTAAGAAAAACGGCAATCAATGGCACAGAGGTTACTAACACCAACCACATACCTTGTCTAATTTGGTGTGCAATTAAATGTCGATTACCAGAACCGTTTAAATAAGATACAGTCGGCGTAATGGCATTGAGTAAACCCAATACAAACAGGAAAAGGGGAAAGTAAATAGAATTACTTACCGCAATTGCAGAAACATCATCATCGCTGACTAAGCCTGCCATTACAATATCAGCTAACCCCATACCCGATGCGGAAAGTTGGGAGATAAAAATCGGCCATGATAGTTTAAATAATTTACGGGCATTATCAGGATATGCCTGCCATTGAAAATTCATACTCACCTCTTAAAATACTATGCCATTATACTTGAGAAAGCGGTCGTTTTTTCCAAATTTTTTGCAGTTTCAGTCGGAAATTAAATAGAACGAGCGATTAAAAAACAAAAACCTCCGAAAGTCTTTCGGAGGTTTCAGAATTAATCAGCCATTATTTTGCTGCTTTTAATTCTTGGTAGTATTTTTCGTAAAGTTCAATTGCATCACCAACATCATCTTGCCACTGAGATTTTTGTAAAATTTCTGCAGACGGATAAATTGCAGTATCTTCCGTAATCTCTTTTGGTAATACTTTTAACGCTTCAACGTTTGAAGTTGGATAACCAATCGCTAAGGTTAATTGTTCAGAAACTTTTGCACTTAACAAGTAGTTAATGAGTTTATGTGCATTTTCTTTATTTTTCGCACTAGCAGGGATCGCTAATGTATCTACCCAAAGCACCGGACCTTCTTTTGGAAACACCATATCAACAGGCGCATTTTCTTTCTTCGCAATACGTACAGAACCATTCCATAGCTGACCTACAGAAACCTCACCAGAAATGAACGAGTTCGCTGGGTTATCAGAAGTGAATGAAAGTACGTTTGGACGTAATTTTTTCAACTCTTCAAATGCAGCTTTAATGTCATCTGGATTTGTTGTATTCGGGTTTTTACCTAATTTTAATAACGCAATGTTAAATACTTCACGAGCATCATCTAATAATTGGACTTTACCTGCAAATTCAGGTTTCCATAAATCACCCCAAGAAGTGAAGGTTTCACCTTTGTAATCTGCCGTATTAAATGCAATACCCGGCGCACCTAATAACTGTGGTAATGAGTACTTATTGCCTTGATCGTAAGGTTTGTTTAACCAATCTTGGTTTAACTCTTTAATAACTGGAAGTTGAGCATGATCTAATTCCGCTAACATTCCCTCTTTTGCCATTTTAGAAACAAAGTAATTTGATGGAGCGATAACATCATAACCGCCATCTTTACCTTGTAACTTTAATTTCGCGTACATTGTTTCGTTAGATTCAAGACTTGAAACTTCTACTTTAATGCCGGTTTCTTTGGTAAATTCATCTAACAAGCCTTCAGGTACATATTCAGTCCAAGTATAAAGATGAACTGTTTGATTTGTTGCTTGTGGTTTCGCATCAGCAGCGGCTTTTGGCTCCGCGCCTTTTTCTTCATTACATGCTGTTAATGCAACTGTTGCTAAACCTGCTGCAAATAAACCTGCTAATTTTTTCATTTAAGTTTTCTCCGTTAAAGAAAAGTGAGTAAAAAATATAGCCTTGCCTAAGGGCATTAAAAAGACTGGGAAATTGTAAGCTACCCCCTAGATTTTGCAAGCCTTTTCTTATTGAAAAGGTCATTTTTCATTAAAATTTCTTCTCAAAACTTGAAATCCCCTGATTTATCGCTATATTAAGGAAGATTTATCCTTTCCGGATTTAATATTTTTAGAGCTAGAGGTTAAAAATGACAACAAACGAAAATGTTCAAGAAGAAATTAAAAATGAAGAAATTCAAATGGAAGCAGTAACAGAAGAACAAGAAAAAATCGAGATTGATCCATTAGCTGTCGCTCAAGACAAAATTGCCGAGCTGGAAGCTTACATTCTTGAAGCTGATAAGCGTGAACAAGATATCCAACTCCGTGCGCAAGCAGAAATTCAAAACATTCGCCGTCGCGCCGAGCAAGATGTCGAAAAAGCGCATAAATTCGCCTTAGAAAAATTCTCAAAAGAATTATTAACCGTAGTGGATAATTTAGAACGTGGCTTAGATGCCTTAGACAAAGCCGTAACCGATGAAACTACTCAAGCCTTAGTTGATGGAGTGGAAATGACCCACAAAGAA is a genomic window containing:
- a CDS encoding type II toxin-antitoxin system HicA family toxin, with translation MHSRDLIKELKAAGCEFVRHGKGDHQIWYSPNTKKAFVVPHPKQYLPIGTLCSIKKSAGLL
- a CDS encoding extracellular solute-binding protein, with the translated sequence MKKLAGLFAAGLATVALTACNEEKGAEPKAAADAKPQATNQTVHLYTWTEYVPEGLLDEFTKETGIKVEVSSLESNETMYAKLKLQGKDGGYDVIAPSNYFVSKMAKEGMLAELDHAQLPVIKELNQDWLNKPYDQGNKYSLPQLLGAPGIAFNTADYKGETFTSWGDLWKPEFAGKVQLLDDAREVFNIALLKLGKNPNTTNPDDIKAAFEELKKLRPNVLSFTSDNPANSFISGEVSVGQLWNGSVRIAKKENAPVDMVFPKEGPVLWVDTLAIPASAKNKENAHKLINYLLSAKVSEQLTLAIGYPTSNVEALKVLPKEITEDTAIYPSAEILQKSQWQDDVGDAIELYEKYYQELKAAK
- the recB gene encoding exodeoxyribonuclease V subunit beta, producing the protein MKKLNPIDLPLNKSVLIEASAGTGKTFTIANIYLRLLLGVGCLPLTVEQILVVTFTKAATEELKDRIRKNIQQCADFLQDKSNGLDTQSKERFYHSNLDFLTQLYPKIENIHEALLRLNIAEREMDTASVFTIHGFCQKMLVQFAFESGVRFDLDLQPNQSELFKKLSEEVWREQFYPQNLVATEVISAELSTPLAALAAVKPYINGELPKAAKVENFVTALEKYNHFIAEIKADWQANSEELVNLIRNDLAQKITLHGGWYKATAFEEAVLVMNQWADSNNRYLPEEFYLFTADRIAAGTKKNCEPMRTAHLVKNQAFWTAYKQDFAQSLSSVLLYQFLVALKEKLSDYKQNHPERSFDDLLTMLNHALKEPDTGKALAQKIRAIYPFAMIDEFQDTDLTQYEIFSQIFMADGKGNGFIMIGDPKQSIYKFRGADIFTYLSAAKQANEQFTLGKNWRSLPPVVQAVNNLFHFANSEHSPFIYQGISFHPVEADDSKGNLVSEQGHFVCYTTEKTKLDDFAEICAYQIHQQLKAMAEGKFGLEKGKEFKAFAAKDIAILVRKGSQAKRIKTALEKRNIKSVYLAESASVFSSEIATELYWLLQAGLNPYNTKTLFSALGSTLWGLSAAEIYRYKTDEILLDIKVNQFVEYNTIWKEQGILPMLHKLYLEQGIIQRLKGMQGSDRLITDLLHLTEILQEQSQSLESEAELVRWYERQIQSPDYEDEQQLRLESEEELIKIVTIHGSKGLQYPIVWLPFASQKSDSNNLGNLGVFRNENGEIDWYVGSIDENVQQSLQNEEYAEDLRLFYVALTRAESQINLILPSEISGWSPLHYLLSEGGTAEKVVVAEALSSKAILDKPIKLSNELPFERWEQVEQRKNYQAKSFEGNIRVVGQITSFSSLYAQHERLSKGKSNRVANFAQDRDENVEIFETDYVGEFSVFSPYHFPHGTKVGTVLHSFFEHCRFGQPIEQESVAKMCEQLDLSEAWIEPAMQWLERILATPLAGAGFSLNEVNEEQRLNEWQFYLRLKNDKALVLLNKLLKQHTILAKHFPALQFPQLEGFVRGFVDCIVQMNEKFYVIDYKSNFLGHLPQNYAFEHIQREMGKHRYDVQYLLYTLAVHRYLTSRLGENYDYERNFGGAVYLFIRAMDGKSENGVYFDKPSKALIEEIDRLFG
- the grpE gene encoding nucleotide exchange factor GrpE — its product is MTTNENVQEEIKNEEIQMEAVTEEQEKIEIDPLAVAQDKIAELEAYILEADKREQDIQLRAQAEIQNIRRRAEQDVEKAHKFALEKFSKELLTVVDNLERGLDALDKAVTDETTQALVDGVEMTHKEFINTLAKFGVVSIGEVGEAFNPELHEAISMQPAEGIEANHISAVLQKGYTLQGRVIRPAMVMVAA
- a CDS encoding type II toxin-antitoxin system HicB family antitoxin, with protein sequence MLFTVGIESPKREHESFGLCVPALCTDEFSCFSAADTVEDILPIVTEAIHLVLETMVEEGKDVTTIKDLGFLSYKQNEDFNYCDSWLLVDIDITAYLGKRQRVNIVLPQYLLDRIDNKVASNSAYKDRSHFLAIAAQRELQQS
- a CDS encoding MATE family efflux transporter, translated to MNFQWQAYPDNARKLFKLSWPIFISQLSASGMGLADIVMAGLVSDDDVSAIAVSNSIYFPLFLFVLGLLNAITPTVSYLNGSGNRHLIAHQIRQGMWLVLVTSVPLIAVFLNSHLILDLMDTPAEFSLKSQQYLTVMAIGLIPALLGINLRCMNDGLSNPKPAMRITFFGLLLNIPLNYIFIFGKFGLPEMGAVGCGVATAIVNWIMFLLMLHYCYRNRSQKDIKLFEKWLEAPSGQTLLKLCKLGLPIAFATFTEVMLFSTSALFLSPLGSQVVASHQAALQTSSLFFMIPMSFGIATTIVIGQTLGQKNVQRAKVLSYHALITATLLAIIAAVIIILFNNLIPRAFSSDPISISIAANLLIFAAIYQIPDAIQAVANGILRGYKHTQPILYVTVFCYWVVSMPLGYILARTNWIVQPMAAQGFWLVFCIGLSLASGLLLWQMRKIQSISEIQLIDKLERIK